Below is a genomic region from Zerene cesonia ecotype Mississippi chromosome 6, Zerene_cesonia_1.1, whole genome shotgun sequence.
CCTCGCTTcgttattaaagatttaaaaacgtgttttattttcatactccGAAAACCATTCAATGAGATTCacataaatctttaatttcaatgtttttttaaattttctcctATATACCcataagtttatttctttgtagacagattaaatattttttttatagaagcatattatagatgttataattaaaatttcctttAGGAGAGTTTGCGCGAATTTgacattatgtttttttttagtctgaataaaattatactttaagAAATGAGAACATATCTACACGAATACAAATACTATACAAAGCCGAAACCTAAAAGTGCCATTCCTTTATGGccataagtttaataaatagtttctcCGTAAATAGCGCCATATAATACATAGATTATGATAATACAGGCACAGATAATTCAATAAAGAACACAAAAATTTTAGCTTTGCGAATCAAGGCGTACTCAATGATTCagcattaaaaaatgttttgaactCAAAACGGGTATTCTGTTTATTATTCCACTAACTTACATGCCTTAGACCTGAGTGGCGCGGTTATcccatattataaacatattatattctagtattttcttgtgtttggtttcacgcgagtattatacatttagaaattaaaaacttttcaacggattttaaacgcgatttattcattatattagcgagcgtggtctccccgtgaccacgctcgctgtaaagtgttcgaaacgtcgggttaataatataatgaataaatcgcgtttaaaatccgttgaaaagtttttaatttctaaatattatattcttgtaGGCATCTATAGATATTAGATACTATAGATCCTACGAACATTATAGACGCCAAAATTTTTAACTATGGATGGAtgtcgtatatatatatggatgattgttactctttcacgcaaacatactgagccgattgcaatgaaatttggtactggaataacacataggcaacagCTGTGCCCCGcaatttcacccgcgtaagcttttgtgttattccagttgtcgtaagcaccaaatttcattgcaatcgattcagtagtttttgcgtgaatgagtaacatacatacacacatccacaaactttcgtgtttataatattaagtaggatatttGGGGCTATCTAGTATATATAATCACTAAGTTTGCACTGCACATTGGATACTTTTACAATTACAAGGACATTCCGCCATCCTCATTGATAAGTATGTTTTACAAATTGAGTTTCACCTTCTCTTACAATGTCATATCTATTGAACAAAGTATAATGAACATTAATAGTAGATCTTAGTTGTATAAAGCATACGAAAGATTACTGGGTTTGAATTAGCCGTAGACCGCCCAGCCAATTCCATCAACACTCTATAAAATAACCCTTTAGTTTAAAGAATCCCACGAAACTATAATACTTTAGATAGGAATCCAGAAGTTTATTGAATCTCAAACAATCGCGTAGAAACCGTGCTTATGGGCTGTAACGATCATGATAGTGAAAATTCACTCACGACTCCATTAGAcgctataattaattattcataatactaTGGCGAGGCATAATTAACTGGAgagttacatttaatttaatactagctgcgccccgctgttttacccgcgtaagtaagcatcccgtaggaatatcgggataaaaagttactaatatgttattccagttctccagctgtctacgtaacaaatttcattgcaaacggttcagtagtttttgcgtgaaagcgtaagaaacacaaacacatccttataaaatttaggcatttgtaatattaagtaggagtGGGAAAtagaattagtaggatagtaggactaaATTATCCTCGTATAAAATAtggaatatatataacatcattGAGATAACGCATATTTCTGGTCTCTATTTACCACTTTTTAACAaccctttatatttttacgttaGCAAATAATCGGACTCCTTTAGAGTCACAGACCGACagatttaaatcaaactttgtacacttatcaaggatcggtggcaatactataatttcatgagtgaTTCTTATTACTGTTATTAAGATAGCCAGGATTATATAGTTTTCTTTCAATCTGTGGAGCgcagtgagacaatttagttgattctagaGTACCTATTAATTTATCTCTTCGAATCAAATATTCGATACTTAACGATTTAAGTCTTCAAGCGACTACCATACTCTTCTACCAACCTCTATGGATATGTGTCATACAAGGTTGGTAGAAGAGTCACATCGACGAAAGTCTCATGGACTTGAGAGCTATGTACGAAGGGGTTTGTATACACACTACTTACGTAGGTACTTACTTCTTTTgatccctactaatatcatattaatgttCTTCTTATGGatgaaatgaatgatttttttatcgtaCGCCACATAGcatacattgaaattttaataatatattagaaaataataccCAGAAGTCCTTATCGCTGGCAGCGATCTCTACCGAGCAACACGAAAAGAGACACTTCACTTCACTTCTTAACTTTTTAGCTTCTTCGTAGCCATAGATTAattactcataaaataaaccttGCACGCACTCCCTTGCTCTTCTGACGCAATTAAAAGTAGACAGTAATAAAATCCTACTCACCTAGTACGTAATTGTTTGGAAACTGTATAACACTGATTTTATTGTAACCATCAACAATAGACCAGTGTCGTCATGACACAAAACTAAATTGCAATCAGCGTTATACATCTCGTACCTTCATTCATCCCTAGTCACGCTTTGAAAGTTTTAGAAATCGAAGTAGATGCCTAATAAATCTTTCGAGGTTTTAATTGGTTGTATCTATAAGATAGCTCAATACTGATACATATGTTATTGACAACAATcaagtgtatattttaaaaggttCACTTTAACCTTTGGCTGTTGGAATAGTCGGATAGTGGGAGAGAAATTgtcagtaaaaaaataatcacaaaacTAAGAATGTAGTAGACTATGaactatatgtatagataatataaaaaaaaaatcttagaaTTTCtgaattatcatttaattaagtactaaaatagaatataatttatgaagaattttgcaatatactaaaatactgctaaattttaaactttaaaaacagattacgataactttatttttgcaatttcttcacttattacatatataagtttggttagatataaataatattaaaatcagaaTACATTGTCTGTCAAGGATCTAGTGGTACAGCGTCTAAAAAGCGAGGTCATCTGATATTCGCAACAAAGTCGAAACTAAAGAATGCTGATCGTCTTTTAGTAAAATGTGAATCATCTCGACTCGCtgcataattttaagtatCGTTATAAGCTGTAgcatattatcttatatttgtattacatgtgacatttttttaaatcgaataCATACGAAATTATTTCGGCTGTTTAAAACTTATTCTTCGGAAAGGGTCATAGACAAAAaggaaattaaagacttactCTTCTCGTAGAACCAACACTGCTGGCGAGGCTCTCGACGTCATAGTGCCGTGCGAACTCGTAGGGGCCCGGATAATCCCGGGACACACATTGCCCCATAGGCTCGTCACCACTCACAACAAATTGTTAACGATATCACATCTGGCAACACAGTGTTTTCGGTTTTTATATTTCCCgctttaaaattcaaaattaattttacagataaaaaagaaggaatgaatttattatttaaagagttCGGAagcattcatttaattaactgcACAAAGAATGAATCgaattaaaacgtttttgtGCGTTCTGAaggttgtttataaaatttacaccCACGCTTGATTGATAGTGAATGAGCTCAATAATATTACCttctgttttaatattgttagcATTGCATAGCTATTAGCTGCTaatgaatagataataatagataattgtTAGGTGATATTCACTCATGTGAAATATCACCggttcttataataattataaacgttattgtagataataattaatatatttcgtcCATTAAGTCACAaaacttataaactttattgtgTGCAgattattatgcaaataatacaAGTGTAAAAATGAAGactttttaatcaaaataattaatattccttattataatattacttcacCAAACTATTTACCTAACACAACACGTTTCagtacttttaaaaaaactttttatatagcatttcacaatgtttacattttacactGATCGAATTTTGGCGGTCACCTGTCAAACGCAACACGTGCGCATGCGCGGTGCGCGCGCTACGCTAAGCCCAACTGGCGGCGTGTCTATTGGACGGCTTGAAGCGCTCGCGCCGGACGCCGGGTGGGAGCGTCTTTTCATTATGCGATACGATTTTGATAGCCTCTATCAGAGCCTccgacatttatttttaagaacatTTTTCTATGTATACCATGCCTATTCATACCACATTCCTATTCTAATATTAAGTAAGCATAGTATTATTGTACTATAATATGTTACGTTAATTAAGGATAGTTGTATGGAaacataaagtttaaatataaaatattacgaaaaaCGACTACTTTCATACGtacttaaatacatatttcaacaATGTTTAAATCGAAAACCGTCGATGACATGACACGAAATTTAGatagatatttatacaatttaatgtacTTGCATTAcactattattttcatatttgagaacaaaattgattattaCCTACAAATCACAAAAATTTCGACTGctttatgtatataagaacaaatataaatttaaagacaaTATCGTGTCGTGTAAAAACATCGACGCGAGCCATGTCCAGCTGTTGTCATGGAGTATCGTAAACCGTAGTGACTCATTCAACTCATACTGATGCAGCTCAAATGACGGTGATAGactacttaataaattatcaaatttgaaTGAtggtattatatttcatttagaatTAAAGAATGGTTCAttgatacattatatttaagctGCCTAATGTACCtaccaaatattataatattaattgtagatTTCTTAATTATGAGGACACacattataatagatatttcGTGTCatatttatcacataaaatactttattatcaatattatactttattaaagcCGAAATCCATTAACGAATTCAAATAGCTAggtactttataattaaacgaatgtattatattttatgaattttacttTGACTATCAATGAAAGCCAggataactattatattacacaTTGCATGTTTTATGTAGTTGTACATGTGTAATTTGTCGTACAAAGTCCAGTATTGGGGTTGAACACGGATGTGGAAGGACAGGTGTAGGTGTACTGTTCGAGCGTGCCATCGCTCAGCTCAACACACAAGTAGTAAGTTTGACACGTCGTGTCTGACGTGTCAGCGATCCTGCCAGTTGTTGTACACGTGTCAGTTGTAGTACTAGTGCTATTATCAGACGTTGCAGGACAGGTATAGTTCGAATCGCAATACGTAGTATTCGGATTGAAATAAGTCGTATTAGGGCAGGTGAGCGTAGTTTCTTCGAACGTGCCATTAATGCTCACACATTGAATGTAGCTCGAGCAGTCAGTCGAGTTCGAGTCAGCCACGTATCCATCTTCAGTGCACACAGACGTGCTGGAATCGGTGGTATTTGTCGTATTCGTGGAAGTACACTCGTAATCGGTTGTGCAAACTTGAGTGGTGGGATTGAATAGGGACGTAGTTGGACACGTGTAGTTGTAGGCTGTGAATGAACTGGTGGAGCTGATATAGACGCAGAGGTAATAGTTTTGGCACGTAGTGTCGTCTGTGTCAGCGAAACGACCCGCGGTCGTGCAGTTCACAGCCGCGTGTGCCTGCCAAGCGGCGCAGGAAATCTgcaatattatagatttatagatatagatatattatacatagaaaCTTGCACGATTCTGGTACAATAAGCACtggataaaaaagtaaaaatgtaggaattatgttattactacatatatatatatatatatatatatatatatatatttatatatttatatatatatatattacacattcagaatattaaaacaattcatttcataacaaaatcaataagacaattttttatctttttaattaatattaaatatttggtacataactacaattttttttttatgtatgatggtaagcgctaccaccgcccatgaacatttggagaggcgtaacgtcgattacagacctaaCGCCGCTACAAAGTAGATTGCCGAGttcaaattggaaagaaaGGATGgacgagagaaataaaggaaagggatgggaagggcaaggaaaaggatataggcctccggctcccccactcaccgaacgaaacacagcagtatgctatttcacgccgatcttctgtggggctGTGGTATTTTCACGATGCGAGTAGACCTAAtccgtgccgaagcgtgctcgactaccacatacaactattttcatacaaactcaTTCGAAACTTTTTATCATCTCTTTCTAGACTAATTAGAGGTTTAAAATCTGTCACTTAccaacatttatataattgtattatatagtacttacgtgatattttaatgatataaaattaagcaaaAATTATTCAAGGGATATGAATTTATCCACAATCAATAATCAACTTAATTAATAGTACTTActataaaaatcacaattaaTAGTTTATCCGTCATCATTGATTCACAATAAAGTGGAAAAATTGTTATCCATCCGtcctttatatttctaaaaaataatatttatggcacCAATAGCAATAAGTAATTCAGGTtttgataatttcaataatcttTAAGGTAAATATGCcgcatatatattatcaatgaATCAATGCAATTATGTACTTATCTTTAAAGCATTTTTCCTAAAgtcgtaatattttatttctgagGTCATGCAcattattacaacaataataataatcagaccgatataaaatgtgtacatgttttaagttttttgcagaagaaataaaacgattaaaagaattttcatagtattatagaacaattattattgaaaaagta
It encodes:
- the LOC119840578 gene encoding chitin-binding domain protein cbd-1-like, whose product is MLISCAAWQAHAAVNCTTAGRFADTDDTTCQNYYLCVYISSTSSFTAYNYTCPTTSLFNPTTQVCTTDYECTSTNTTNTTDSSTSVCTEDGYVADSNSTDCSSYIQCVSINGTFEETTLTCPNTTYFNPNTTYCDSNYTCPATSDNSTSTTTDTCTTTGRIADTSDTTCQTYYLCVELSDGTLEQYTYTCPSTSVFNPNTGLCTTNYTCTTT